In one Clostridia bacterium genomic region, the following are encoded:
- a CDS encoding amino acid permease codes for MSKLWITKPMDMLMSESKEEGEHSLKRALGPLNLITLGIGAIIGAGIFVLTGQAAAQHAGPAIMLSFVLAGVACAFAGLCYAEFASLIPIAGSAYTYGYATLGELVAWIIGWDLVLEYALGAATVASGWSGYFVSFIQDLGFHIPPQWTAVPGAKLVLFQDRWILMNTLPSGVDASTLPQATGIFNIVAFAIVLLVTAVLVIGIKESANLNSAIVIVKLAIVVIFIAIAGTYVLRNPGIARMNWSDFIPKNTGNYGEFGISGIATGAAVVFFAYIGFDAVSTAAQEAKNPQKDMPIGILGSLAVCTVLYILVSGLLTGVVNYQRLNVPDPVAVGIDATNIGWTVSLGGHAIKLSSLVVKAGAIFGLFTVMLVMLLGQSRVFYSMSRDGLLWKWAGAIHPRFRTPWISTIVVGVLVAFLPALLPISDLSHLVSIGTLLAFVIVCAGIWILRVRRPELKRPFRTPWVPFVPIAGIVVALYLMASLPAVTWERLIIWLALGLIIYFGYGRTHSRVRAVEKAATKVPVAD; via the coding sequence ATGTCGAAGCTGTGGATTACTAAGCCAATGGACATGCTTATGTCCGAGTCGAAGGAAGAAGGCGAACACAGCCTTAAGCGTGCGCTTGGGCCACTCAACCTGATTACCCTGGGGATCGGCGCGATTATTGGCGCAGGAATTTTCGTGCTTACCGGCCAGGCCGCTGCCCAGCACGCTGGGCCCGCGATCATGCTCTCCTTCGTTCTCGCCGGAGTAGCGTGCGCCTTCGCTGGCCTTTGCTACGCAGAATTCGCGTCGCTGATCCCGATCGCCGGTTCCGCCTACACCTATGGTTACGCCACCCTTGGCGAACTGGTCGCGTGGATCATCGGCTGGGACCTTGTGCTTGAGTACGCGCTTGGCGCAGCCACGGTCGCTTCCGGATGGAGCGGATACTTCGTCAGTTTCATACAGGATCTCGGATTTCACATCCCGCCGCAGTGGACTGCTGTTCCTGGCGCCAAGCTGGTCCTGTTTCAGGATCGCTGGATTCTCATGAACACCCTGCCGTCCGGCGTTGATGCCAGCACGCTTCCGCAGGCTACCGGTATCTTCAATATCGTGGCGTTTGCAATCGTGCTTCTCGTCACGGCTGTGCTCGTCATCGGCATCAAGGAATCGGCGAACCTCAATTCCGCCATCGTTATCGTTAAGCTCGCTATCGTAGTCATCTTCATCGCCATTGCCGGGACTTACGTTCTGCGCAACCCCGGTATCGCGCGCATGAATTGGAGCGACTTCATCCCGAAAAACACCGGCAACTACGGCGAGTTCGGAATCTCCGGCATTGCGACCGGCGCGGCTGTTGTCTTCTTCGCCTATATCGGTTTCGACGCCGTTTCCACGGCTGCGCAGGAAGCTAAGAACCCGCAGAAAGACATGCCGATCGGCATCCTCGGTTCTCTGGCCGTCTGCACCGTGCTTTACATCCTGGTCTCGGGACTGCTGACTGGCGTAGTCAACTACCAGCGCCTCAACGTTCCTGACCCGGTCGCCGTCGGTATCGATGCCACCAATATCGGTTGGACCGTCAGCCTGGGTGGTCATGCCATTAAGCTCAGCAGCCTGGTTGTAAAGGCTGGCGCGATCTTCGGCCTGTTCACGGTCATGCTCGTCATGTTGCTTGGCCAATCGCGCGTCTTCTACTCCATGTCGCGCGACGGACTGCTCTGGAAATGGGCTGGCGCCATTCACCCGCGCTTCCGTACGCCCTGGATCTCGACCATCGTTGTTGGCGTGCTCGTCGCATTCCTGCCGGCGCTGCTGCCGATCAGCGATCTCAGCCACCTCGTCAGTATCGGTACGCTGCTGGCCTTCGTTATCGTGTGCGCCGGCATCTGGATACTGCGTGTGCGTAGACCTGAGTTGAAGCGTCCATTCAGAACTCCGTGGGTACCATTCGTGCCCATCGCAGGCATTGTGGTTGCGCTCTATCTCATGGCCAGCTTGCCTGCCGTTACTTGGGAGCGCCTCATCATCTGGCTCGCACTTGGTCTTATCATTTACTTCGGCTACGGACGCACCCACAGTCGTGTTCGTGCCGTTGAGAAGGCCGCGACCAAGGTCCCTGTGGCAGACTGA
- the pilQ gene encoding type IV pilus secretin PilQ encodes MKCKQLLGVLISLVVLCTFAAAAGPQAPSQLTNVSVASQGNATVITLHTTGAFTHNEYRPDDGLLLVDLAGVQAGKFQDRQRPLEVPGVKSYRVLTYKGASGSEVTRVEIALAPGADIQVSEVKGGMEVKVKGTAVAVQASPAPREVKPAVASRPKSEAVPAPANAVEITKVAVARGKAGMEIEIAGPATAQVMKLTGPDRIVLDVPNSVPALRTRNILVNTPDVKAVRVSRYQLDPPVTRIVVDLAVARDYELVGSGSGLLLRLRPAAIASAQPSSTPAVVDAPTPSPAKSEPVLVASAQPSTTPVPAEPKPAAQSDYVFVEPSFQAKPAETPTTEAKAEAPNVDPVVRAADAASTIAKAATTEKTNMLPPPSAAMQVKPAVNMALEQQQQAAQSASAAANRPRYTGEPISVNLKDVDLKDFFRLIHEISGLNVVLDPNVKGTLTLVLDDVPWDQALDIVLQNNGLDHQLQGNVLRIATVDTMRREAEAKRAQAEAQALAVDKQTVTRFLSYAHAKDIMPTVKRFLSQRGDVIADERTNALIIQDIPSVIPEVDRLLTQLDRKTQEVEIEARVVAATRNFARELGVQLGFGWGNGVSAVGGSSGAGQSPLLVAVPAPQYFVTGTDSAGGGGASTATPKVAIPLFSNLGVASPTSGLSFTNATNAYRLDAILTMAESRGLLKILSRPRVVTQNNVTAVVRQGFRIPIVTQAQLGGPPTVTYVDAFLRLTVTPQITAEGTIFLAVDVENTTPDFGRSLNGNPTLITQQATTQVLVTDGGTVVIGGVIQTQNSINTDQVPLLGDIPIFGNLFKRRSVKTSTQELIFFLSPKIIQT; translated from the coding sequence ATGAAGTGTAAGCAACTGCTGGGTGTACTCATATCGCTGGTCGTACTCTGTACGTTCGCAGCGGCCGCCGGTCCACAAGCGCCGTCGCAACTGACGAACGTGAGTGTGGCCTCCCAAGGCAACGCGACCGTGATCACGTTGCACACGACCGGCGCCTTCACGCATAACGAATACCGGCCAGATGACGGGCTGTTGCTCGTGGACCTTGCTGGCGTTCAGGCCGGCAAGTTTCAGGACCGGCAGCGTCCGCTCGAAGTGCCGGGCGTGAAGTCTTATCGCGTCCTCACTTATAAAGGCGCGTCAGGCTCCGAAGTAACTCGCGTGGAGATCGCGCTCGCCCCCGGAGCTGACATTCAGGTCTCCGAAGTGAAGGGCGGCATGGAAGTGAAAGTGAAGGGAACGGCCGTTGCCGTCCAGGCCTCGCCTGCCCCGCGCGAAGTGAAGCCCGCAGTCGCTTCCAGGCCAAAGTCTGAAGCCGTACCAGCTCCTGCCAATGCCGTCGAGATCACGAAGGTTGCCGTGGCCCGTGGCAAGGCTGGTATGGAAATTGAGATTGCAGGTCCGGCCACCGCCCAAGTTATGAAACTGACCGGTCCGGATCGCATCGTTCTTGACGTTCCCAACTCCGTACCCGCGCTCCGCACCCGCAACATTCTGGTCAACACGCCGGATGTGAAAGCCGTGCGCGTGTCGCGCTACCAGCTTGATCCGCCGGTCACCCGCATCGTCGTAGACCTCGCGGTTGCTCGCGATTACGAACTGGTGGGGAGTGGAAGTGGCCTGCTGTTGAGGTTGCGCCCCGCGGCCATAGCCTCGGCGCAGCCCAGTTCCACGCCGGCAGTTGTTGATGCGCCCACGCCGTCGCCTGCGAAATCCGAGCCGGTGCTGGTCGCCTCCGCGCAGCCGTCAACGACTCCAGTTCCAGCCGAACCGAAGCCGGCCGCGCAGTCTGACTATGTCTTCGTCGAGCCGAGCTTCCAAGCCAAGCCTGCTGAGACACCCACGACTGAAGCCAAGGCTGAAGCGCCCAACGTTGATCCCGTGGTCCGCGCTGCGGATGCCGCCTCAACGATTGCGAAGGCCGCCACGACCGAAAAGACCAACATGTTGCCTCCGCCGAGCGCTGCCATGCAGGTCAAGCCGGCCGTCAACATGGCGCTTGAGCAGCAGCAACAGGCAGCCCAGTCCGCCAGCGCTGCGGCGAATCGCCCGCGCTACACGGGAGAGCCGATTTCGGTCAACCTGAAGGACGTTGACCTGAAAGACTTCTTCCGCCTCATTCATGAGATCAGCGGTCTTAACGTAGTCCTCGATCCCAACGTGAAGGGCACGCTCACGCTCGTGCTCGACGACGTACCGTGGGATCAGGCACTCGACATCGTTCTTCAGAACAACGGCCTCGATCACCAGTTGCAGGGTAACGTCCTGCGTATCGCTACCGTTGACACCATGCGCCGTGAAGCTGAGGCCAAGCGCGCCCAGGCCGAAGCGCAGGCACTGGCCGTGGACAAGCAGACCGTCACTCGCTTCCTGAGCTACGCGCACGCCAAGGACATCATGCCCACGGTGAAGCGCTTCCTCTCGCAACGCGGAGACGTTATCGCCGACGAGCGCACCAATGCCCTCATCATCCAGGACATCCCGAGCGTTATTCCGGAGGTCGACCGCCTGCTTACGCAGCTCGATCGCAAAACGCAGGAAGTTGAAATCGAAGCGCGTGTCGTCGCAGCAACCCGTAACTTTGCGCGTGAGCTCGGCGTGCAACTCGGCTTCGGATGGGGCAACGGTGTCTCTGCGGTAGGCGGCTCTAGCGGGGCCGGCCAGAGCCCTCTGCTCGTTGCCGTTCCCGCACCACAGTACTTCGTCACCGGCACCGACAGCGCTGGCGGTGGCGGTGCCTCTACGGCAACTCCGAAGGTAGCGATTCCCCTGTTCTCGAACCTGGGCGTTGCTTCTCCAACCAGCGGTCTTTCGTTCACTAACGCTACGAACGCTTACCGCCTCGACGCCATCCTGACGATGGCTGAGTCTCGAGGTCTGTTGAAGATCCTGTCCCGTCCGCGCGTCGTAACTCAGAACAACGTGACGGCGGTCGTTCGGCAGGGCTTCCGCATCCCGATTGTTACCCAAGCGCAGTTGGGTGGACCACCGACCGTGACGTACGTTGACGCATTCCTGCGGTTGACCGTCACTCCGCAGATCACGGCGGAAGGCACCATCTTCCTTGCCGTTGACGTCGAAAATACTACGCCCGATTTTGGCCGCTCACTCAACGGTAACCCCACGTTGATCACGCAGCAGGCGACAACGCAGGTGCTCGTCACCGATGGCGGTACGGTTGTAATCGGCGGCGTCATCCAGACCCAGAACTCGATCAACACCGATCAGGTGCCACTGCTTGGCGACATTCCAATCTTCGGCAATCTGTTCAAGAGACGCAGTGTCAAGACCTCGACTCAGGAACTGATCTTCTTCCTCAGCCCGAAGATCATTCAAACCTAG
- a CDS encoding Xaa-Pro peptidase family protein — MDYSGRQRRLLQSCERLRLDALLVTHLSNVRYLCGFTGSAGVLLMTPRPVFFTDGRYGEQARAQVKGARVVVAKGSPLAAAANAIGKKISSIGVEADHVSLTMRAGLRKVLPKHTRLRETSGLVEVLRSVKEAEEVERIRYAVVLGAKLLKPALRAIKPGVPESTVAAEIEYAARRAGAEGMSFETIVASGARSALPHGVASVDGVAAKGFVVLDFGVILHGYCSDMTRTVHVGRVSSEYRALYGAVLDAQMAAIDAVAPGVELGKVDEAARSVLRRARLDRYFTHSTGHGVGLEIHEQPRVARAQREQLRQGMVITIEPGIYLPGKAGIRIEDMVVVTETGCEVLTPASKELIEL; from the coding sequence ATGGACTACTCTGGCCGTCAGCGCCGTCTTCTGCAAAGCTGCGAACGCCTTCGCCTGGACGCGCTGCTTGTCACGCACCTTTCCAACGTTCGCTACCTCTGCGGATTCACCGGCAGCGCCGGAGTGCTTCTCATGACCCCGCGTCCCGTCTTCTTCACCGACGGACGCTACGGCGAGCAGGCTCGTGCGCAGGTGAAAGGCGCTCGTGTCGTCGTTGCAAAGGGTTCGCCGCTCGCTGCCGCTGCGAACGCTATAGGCAAGAAGATTTCGAGCATCGGGGTGGAAGCCGATCACGTGTCTCTCACCATGCGCGCCGGCTTGCGCAAGGTTCTCCCCAAGCACACACGCCTGAGAGAAACGTCCGGACTCGTTGAAGTTCTGCGCAGTGTCAAGGAAGCGGAAGAGGTCGAGCGCATACGCTACGCCGTTGTTCTCGGCGCGAAGTTACTCAAGCCAGCCTTGCGCGCCATTAAGCCCGGCGTGCCCGAGTCCACGGTTGCCGCTGAAATCGAGTATGCCGCCAGGCGTGCAGGTGCGGAAGGCATGTCGTTTGAAACCATCGTTGCATCCGGCGCACGCTCGGCGCTTCCGCATGGCGTTGCGTCCGTCGATGGCGTCGCAGCTAAAGGGTTCGTGGTCCTAGACTTCGGTGTTATACTTCACGGTTATTGCTCAGACATGACCCGCACCGTACACGTTGGCCGTGTTTCGAGCGAGTATCGCGCGCTGTACGGCGCGGTGCTGGATGCGCAGATGGCCGCCATTGACGCCGTTGCGCCGGGAGTGGAGTTGGGAAAGGTGGATGAGGCAGCACGTTCCGTGCTGCGTCGAGCCCGCCTGGATCGTTACTTCACGCATTCAACCGGACATGGCGTTGGGCTTGAGATTCACGAGCAGCCGCGGGTTGCGCGCGCGCAACGCGAACAACTCCGGCAGGGAATGGTCATCACCATCGAACCCGGCATCTACCTGCCGGGCAAGGCTGGCATTCGTATAGAAGACATGGTTGTCGTCACCGAAACCGGTTGCGAGGTTTTGACGCCAGCTAGTAAAGAGCTAATCGAACTCTGA
- the pilO gene encoding type 4a pilus biogenesis protein PilO → MAKWNELPAKVQMGIVIGVAMAITVALYFLVYKAIDDGNRRDREILASKQAEVDQLRPYQNKLAELNRSVEILKQQLELQKRIVPDEKESEAFIEMMQGAAASAGIEIRRYTSRPPSTREFYTEAPFELEIDGPYYAVLNFFEKVGGLERIVNISGLQMASTTTPQAAKVKKSYAYAPGESVVATCVATTFFSNDAKSQQAAAPGTPAAAKASPAAAGKK, encoded by the coding sequence ATGGCTAAGTGGAACGAACTTCCGGCAAAGGTACAGATGGGGATTGTGATTGGCGTGGCGATGGCCATCACCGTCGCGCTTTACTTCCTCGTCTACAAGGCGATCGACGACGGCAATCGCCGCGACAGGGAGATATTGGCCTCGAAGCAAGCTGAGGTTGACCAGCTCCGCCCGTACCAGAATAAGCTCGCCGAGTTGAACCGCTCCGTCGAGATTCTGAAGCAGCAGTTGGAATTACAGAAGCGGATCGTGCCCGATGAAAAAGAGTCGGAAGCGTTCATCGAGATGATGCAGGGCGCGGCTGCCAGTGCTGGAATCGAGATTCGCCGCTATACATCCAGGCCGCCCTCGACGCGTGAGTTCTACACCGAGGCTCCCTTCGAACTGGAAATCGACGGCCCCTACTACGCCGTGCTGAATTTCTTCGAGAAGGTCGGCGGGTTGGAGCGCATCGTCAATATTTCTGGACTTCAGATGGCATCGACCACGACTCCGCAAGCGGCGAAGGTCAAGAAGTCTTACGCCTATGCACCCGGCGAGAGCGTTGTCGCAACGTGTGTAGCGACAACGTTCTTCAGCAATGACGCAAAGTCGCAGCAGGCCGCCGCTCCGGGAACGCCGGCAGCAGCCAAGGCCTCGCCCGCAGCAGCCGGGAAGAAGTAG
- the accC gene encoding acetyl-CoA carboxylase biotin carboxylase subunit: MFKKILIANRGEIALRVICACKELGIKAVAIYSEADRNSLHVRFADEAICIGPPRLSESYLNIPAVISAAEIANVDAIHPGYGLLSENANFAEVCETCGIKFIGPPPEIIRMMGEKEKARMAMKKAGVPILPGSDGVIGSAEEALEWARQVGFPVIVKASAGGGGRGMRVIRGAEELPNLFHAAQSEAASAFGNGDLYMEKFIERPRHIEFQVLADAHGNVVSLGERECSIQRRHQKLLEESPSVMVSPELRARMGKILQKTMNEIGYVNAGTVEFLMDEDRSLHFIEMNTRIQVEHPVTEMTTDVDLVKSQIMIAAGEKLDTVLHGPIVHRGHAIECRINAEHPEKFTPSAGKISTFHTPGGTGVRVDTACYAEAIVPPYYDSLIAKLVVRGKDRQEALSRMSRALDMFIVEGIHTSIPLHRRILKDPNFIAGRFDTKFMEEFLAQAQAAGK, from the coding sequence ATGTTTAAGAAGATCCTGATTGCCAACCGGGGGGAGATTGCCCTCCGCGTCATCTGTGCCTGCAAGGAACTTGGGATCAAGGCTGTCGCTATTTATAGCGAAGCCGACCGCAACTCGCTGCACGTGCGATTTGCCGACGAAGCCATTTGCATAGGCCCGCCGCGACTCAGCGAAAGCTACCTCAACATCCCCGCCGTCATCAGCGCCGCTGAGATTGCGAATGTGGACGCCATTCACCCCGGCTACGGACTCCTCAGCGAGAACGCCAACTTCGCCGAAGTCTGCGAAACCTGCGGCATCAAGTTTATCGGCCCGCCGCCGGAGATCATCCGCATGATGGGCGAAAAGGAAAAGGCACGCATGGCCATGAAGAAGGCCGGCGTCCCCATCCTGCCCGGTTCGGACGGCGTGATCGGCTCGGCGGAAGAGGCTCTTGAATGGGCGCGCCAGGTCGGTTTCCCAGTTATCGTCAAGGCTTCTGCCGGAGGCGGAGGACGCGGTATGCGCGTCATTCGTGGCGCCGAAGAACTTCCCAACCTCTTCCATGCCGCACAGAGTGAAGCGGCCTCCGCATTCGGCAACGGCGATCTCTACATGGAGAAGTTCATCGAGCGCCCGCGCCACATCGAATTCCAGGTACTTGCGGACGCGCATGGCAACGTCGTCTCGCTCGGCGAGCGCGAGTGCAGCATCCAGCGCCGTCACCAGAAGTTGCTCGAAGAGTCGCCCTCCGTCATGGTCAGTCCGGAACTGCGCGCCAGGATGGGAAAAATCCTGCAAAAGACCATGAACGAAATCGGTTACGTGAATGCCGGCACGGTCGAGTTCCTCATGGATGAGGATCGCAGCTTGCACTTCATCGAGATGAACACGCGTATCCAGGTGGAGCATCCCGTCACAGAGATGACCACCGACGTCGATCTAGTGAAGAGCCAGATCATGATTGCCGCCGGAGAAAAGCTCGACACCGTTCTCCATGGCCCCATCGTTCATCGTGGACATGCCATCGAGTGCCGCATCAATGCGGAACATCCTGAAAAGTTCACGCCCTCGGCGGGAAAGATCTCGACCTTCCACACACCGGGAGGGACCGGAGTTCGCGTTGACACGGCGTGCTATGCCGAAGCGATCGTGCCGCCATACTACGATTCGTTGATTGCCAAGTTGGTCGTCCGCGGAAAAGACCGGCAGGAAGCCCTCTCGCGCATGTCGCGAGCTCTGGATATGTTCATCGTGGAGGGAATCCACACGAGCATCCCGCTGCACCGGCGCATCCTGAAAGATCCAAACTTCATCGCCGGGCGCTTCGACACCAAGTTCATGGAAGAGTTCCTGGCTCAAGCGCAAGCAGCCGGCAAGTAG
- the thiE gene encoding thiamine phosphate synthase, whose amino-acid sequence MHEFPKLYAILDLGPSRDIEAILNFASELTAGGVTLMQFRAKDAEAASVLSHARELRRVLGPAVRLIMNDRADLCIAAGFNGVHVGQDDLSPEGARTVVGPQRWIGVSTHNVDQVSLADTTSADYIAIGPVFATGSKQNPDPVVGLEGVRAARAATHKPLIAIGGITRANCHSVLKAGADSVAVISDLLANPRQRAKEFLNLLAG is encoded by the coding sequence GTGCACGAATTTCCAAAGCTCTACGCCATCCTCGACCTCGGCCCATCTCGGGACATCGAAGCAATCCTGAACTTCGCCTCTGAACTCACGGCCGGCGGCGTAACTCTCATGCAGTTTCGCGCGAAAGATGCCGAAGCAGCATCGGTGCTTTCCCACGCGCGTGAACTGCGTCGCGTGCTCGGCCCAGCAGTCAGGCTCATCATGAATGATCGTGCCGACCTTTGCATCGCCGCCGGCTTCAATGGCGTCCACGTCGGCCAGGATGATCTCTCGCCCGAGGGCGCGCGGACGGTAGTTGGCCCCCAGCGCTGGATAGGCGTGTCTACGCACAACGTCGATCAAGTTTCGCTCGCCGACACTACCTCGGCCGACTACATCGCTATCGGCCCGGTCTTCGCTACCGGCAGCAAGCAGAATCCCGACCCAGTCGTCGGACTTGAAGGCGTGCGCGCGGCCCGCGCCGCCACCCACAAACCGCTAATCGCCATCGGCGGGATTACCCGCGCTAACTGCCATTCGGTCCTCAAAGCAGGAGCGGACTCCGTGGCCGTCATCTCCGATCTCTTGGCAAATCCTCGCCAGCGGGCAAAGGAATTCTTGAACCTTCTCGCGGGCTGA
- the accB gene encoding acetyl-CoA carboxylase biotin carboxyl carrier protein, whose translation MNQKELKELIEFLIEKDIAEFELERGDVKVRIKRAQEPQYVSAAQAPPPAPISAPPMHAASASAGQSISASAPVAPIVAPAEPEETLHIVKSPIVGTYYEAPSPGSPPFIKVGDQVTAGQPLCIVEAMKLMNEIESDVTGEVVKILVANGQPVEYGQALYAIRPR comes from the coding sequence ATGAATCAAAAAGAGCTGAAGGAATTGATAGAGTTCTTGATCGAGAAAGACATCGCCGAGTTCGAACTCGAGCGTGGCGATGTAAAGGTGCGCATCAAGCGCGCACAGGAACCGCAGTATGTCTCCGCGGCACAGGCCCCCCCGCCTGCGCCCATCTCAGCACCGCCCATGCACGCCGCATCGGCATCAGCCGGGCAAAGTATTTCTGCGTCGGCTCCCGTTGCGCCCATCGTCGCTCCGGCGGAACCGGAAGAGACTCTGCACATCGTCAAGTCACCCATCGTAGGTACGTACTACGAAGCGCCTTCACCGGGTTCTCCGCCTTTCATCAAAGTCGGCGATCAGGTCACGGCCGGCCAACCCTTGTGCATCGTGGAAGCCATGAAGTTGATGAACGAGATCGAGTCCGACGTCACAGGTGAAGTCGTCAAGATACTCGTTGCCAATGGCCAACCGGTCGAGTACGGACAAGCCCTATACGCAATTCGGCCGCGATAA
- a CDS encoding amino acid permease, with the protein MSQTQLTANGQTVCQQDQELVKGLGLTSATTLVMGSMIGSGVFIVSADIARLVSSPALLIMAWVITGFMTITAALAYGELAAMMPRAGGQYVYLRESLGPLWAFLYGWTFFLVIQCGTIAAVGVAFGKFLGVFFPSISSTNWLSFHYKVPPLFVGPMVLGNMDVGLNTQNLVAIVSVLLLSIVNIFGVRTGAIVQNFFTFAKTAALLAVIGFGFWLGANAQAIAANFGSNFWHNAGWGTLHQIPVGITGETAMVGVLTVLAIAQVGSLFSADAWNNVTFTAGEVKNPSRNLPLSLAIGTGTVILIYIAVNIVYLLALPLQGDPHGMTLMSRGIQYASEDRVGTAVMQQMFGNIGAQLMAAAILISTFGCNNGLILAGARVYYAMAKDGLFFRPVARLHPKYKTPAISLVVQAIWTCVLCLSGTYGQLLDYTMFAVLVFYVLTLAGLFVLRRTRPDADRPYRAFGYPVLPAIYIVMALFIDVVLLRYKPQYTWPGLVIVLLGIPVYFLWSRRRPQAV; encoded by the coding sequence GTGAGCCAGACCCAACTCACGGCCAATGGCCAAACCGTCTGCCAGCAGGACCAGGAGCTTGTCAAAGGCCTTGGTCTGACCAGCGCCACAACCCTCGTCATGGGTTCCATGATCGGTTCCGGGGTATTCATCGTTTCGGCCGACATTGCGAGACTCGTCAGTTCGCCCGCGCTGCTCATCATGGCCTGGGTTATCACGGGCTTCATGACCATCACCGCAGCGCTTGCCTACGGCGAACTCGCCGCCATGATGCCCCGCGCCGGTGGCCAGTATGTTTACCTGCGCGAGTCGCTTGGCCCGCTCTGGGCATTCCTCTACGGCTGGACGTTTTTTCTAGTCATCCAGTGCGGAACCATCGCGGCTGTCGGTGTGGCCTTCGGCAAATTCCTCGGCGTCTTCTTCCCGTCGATCTCGTCCACGAACTGGCTTTCGTTCCACTACAAAGTTCCGCCCTTGTTTGTTGGCCCCATGGTGCTCGGCAACATGGACGTTGGCCTGAACACGCAGAACCTCGTCGCGATCGTCTCCGTTTTGCTGCTCTCGATTGTGAATATCTTCGGCGTGCGCACCGGCGCAATCGTCCAGAATTTTTTTACATTCGCCAAAACGGCTGCACTGCTCGCTGTGATTGGATTCGGCTTTTGGCTCGGCGCGAATGCGCAGGCCATCGCCGCGAACTTTGGATCAAACTTCTGGCACAACGCCGGATGGGGCACGCTGCACCAGATTCCGGTCGGTATAACCGGCGAAACGGCCATGGTGGGAGTACTTACCGTCCTTGCCATCGCTCAGGTCGGGTCTCTGTTCTCTGCCGATGCCTGGAACAACGTCACCTTTACCGCAGGTGAGGTTAAGAACCCAAGCCGCAACCTGCCGCTTTCGCTAGCTATCGGCACTGGCACTGTGATCCTCATCTACATCGCCGTGAACATCGTCTATTTGCTGGCGCTGCCGCTTCAGGGCGATCCCCACGGGATGACGCTCATGTCCCGGGGCATACAGTACGCATCGGAGGACCGCGTCGGAACGGCGGTCATGCAGCAGATGTTCGGCAACATCGGCGCGCAGCTCATGGCCGCCGCCATTCTCATCTCCACTTTCGGCTGCAACAACGGATTGATTCTGGCCGGAGCGCGCGTCTACTACGCGATGGCCAAGGACGGCCTGTTTTTCCGGCCCGTGGCGCGGTTGCATCCAAAATATAAGACGCCCGCCATCTCGCTCGTCGTTCAAGCGATCTGGACGTGCGTTCTCTGCCTCAGCGGAACCTACGGGCAGTTGCTCGATTACACGATGTTTGCCGTGCTGGTCTTCTACGTACTTACGCTCGCCGGATTATTCGTGTTGCGCCGCACTCGACCGGATGCCGACCGTCCCTACAGGGCTTTCGGCTATCCGGTCCTGCCCGCAATCTACATTGTGATGGCGCTCTTTATTGATGTAGTCTTGTTGCGCTATAAACCGCAATACACGTGGCCGGGCCTGGTTATTGTTCTGCTGGGCATTCCGGTTTACTTCTTGTGGTCGCGTCGGCGGCCCCAGGCGGTGTAG
- a CDS encoding PilN domain-containing protein encodes MIRINLLGISKPKKGKRAAIAMPSMAGDGPSILVVLLVVGLLTAGGNYYWFWRLNSQHDKILADIQSTEEEAKRLAQVKVAFLEKQKQADQYKRRFDVIDQLKSTQAGPVKLLAMMGETVNTTDAVWLSNMTDDGSSISVNGIALSHVAVANLMSNLKKTKYFKSVEIKETQQNEAVKDMQAFVFTLICEKQKS; translated from the coding sequence ATGATCCGGATCAATTTGCTGGGCATTTCCAAACCGAAGAAGGGGAAACGCGCCGCGATCGCCATGCCTTCCATGGCCGGAGATGGCCCGTCGATCCTGGTCGTTCTGCTCGTCGTTGGCCTGCTGACCGCCGGTGGGAACTATTACTGGTTCTGGCGACTGAATTCGCAGCACGACAAGATCCTGGCAGACATCCAGTCCACCGAAGAAGAAGCCAAGCGCCTGGCACAGGTGAAAGTCGCCTTCCTCGAGAAGCAGAAGCAGGCGGACCAATACAAGCGCCGTTTCGACGTTATCGATCAGCTCAAGTCAACCCAGGCCGGTCCAGTCAAGCTGCTTGCCATGATGGGTGAGACCGTGAATACCACGGATGCGGTCTGGCTCAGCAACATGACCGATGATGGCAGCTCGATTTCGGTCAACGGCATTGCGTTGAGCCACGTTGCAGTCGCCAACTTGATGTCGAACCTCAAGAAGACCAAATATTTCAAGTCCGTCGAGATCAAGGAAACGCAGCAGAACGAAGCTGTGAAAGACATGCAGGCTTTTGTCTTCACGCTGATTTGCGAGAAGCAGAAGAGCTAG